In one window of Bradysia coprophila strain Holo2 unplaced genomic scaffold, BU_Bcop_v1 contig_200, whole genome shotgun sequence DNA:
- the LOC119075350 gene encoding vesicle transport through interaction with t-SNAREs homolog 1A has product MASLIQDYEQQYAVLSAEITSDIGKINRISGVERKELISSVNSSLDEVQELLEQMQLEIRDANASNKTGLTSRLNCYQAELKRLKQEFVNAKTNRNDTTISIESTDYDHMGESINDEQQRRLLDNSERIERTGNRLADGYRTILETEQIGATVLQDLAEQREQIQRSRSRLRETNEDLRLSSRIMNSMIVRSLRERAILYGVVFLFIVVVSLSIYLSVAKD; this is encoded by the exons ATGGCTTCACTAATTCAAGATTATGAACAGCAATATGCCGTGCTCAGTGCTGAAATCACATCGGACATTGGGAAAATCAATCGAATATCTGGAG TGGAACGCAAAGAATTGATATCGTCAGTAAACAGCAGCCTGGATGAGGTTCAAGAATTG TTGGAACAAATGCAATTGGAGATTCGCGATGCGAACGCAAGCAATAAGACCGGACTGACGAGTCGTTTGAATTGCTATCAAGCCGAATTGAAGCGATTGAAACAGGAATTTGTCAATGCAAAGACTAATCGCAACGACACCACCATATCGATCGAATCAACAGATTACGACCATATGGGCGAAAGCATCAACGACGAACAGCAGAGACGACTGCTGGACAATTCGGAGCGAATCGAGCGTACCGGTAACCGTTTGGCTGACGGTTATCGAACGATACTGGAAACGGAACAAATTGGCGCAACGGTGCTACAGGATCTGGCTGAGCAGAGGGAGCAAATTCAACGGTCGAGGTCGAGG CTGCGTGAAACTAACGAGGATCTGCGATTGTCGTCACGGATCATGAATTCAATGATCGTACGATCGCTACGGGAACGAGCCATATTGTATGGAGTCGTCTTCTTGTTTATTGTCGTTGTCAGTCTGAGTATTTATTTGTCGGTGGCAAAGGACTGA